The following coding sequences are from one Saccopteryx bilineata isolate mSacBil1 chromosome 3, mSacBil1_pri_phased_curated, whole genome shotgun sequence window:
- the LOC136331804 gene encoding zinc finger protein 211-like, which produces MATAALRRSAEVGVTFGDIALYFSKNEWCLLNEAQRRLYLNVMLENFELLSSLGCCCGAEDVEAPTEQNASERVSQAKDPNVALSSQKNHPCESCGLVLTDIFNLVEQQGSQLLKCGACGELFYFSTKCQHIEDRYMKKKHFERHLGSFSFAKDHNFRVSEMIFTFNEVGLNILTESRHVQQHATHTRDRADETSGSQVTLHTRKNYHQKVHTGERLYECSECGKSFSSSNGFRYHQRVHTGERPYQCNECGKSFSSNTGFRYHQRVHTGERPYKCSECGKSFSSCSNLRNHQSTHREERPYECSECRKTFTTKTYLNRHQRIHSRERPNKCSECGKSFIRNYDLCSHQRVHTEERPYGCSECGKHFKGRHGLHVHQSLHWRKVL; this is translated from the exons GTCGGTGTAACTTTCGGAGATATTGCCCTGTACTTCTCCAAGAATGAATGGTGCCTTCTTAATGAGGCCCAGAGACGCCTGTACCTGAATGTGATGCTGGAGAACTTTGAGCTTTTATCTTCGCTGG GTTGCTGCTGTGGAGCAGAGGATGTGGAGGCTCCCACTGAACAGAATGCTTCTGAAAGGGTGTCACAGGCAAAGGATCCTAATGTGGCTTTGTCTTCCCAGAAGAACCACCCCTGTGAGAGTTGTGGCCTCGTCTTGACAGATATTTTCAACTTGGTTGAGCAGCAGGGATCACAGCTGTTGAAATGTGGCGCATGTGGAGAACTATTTTATTTCAGTACAAAGTGTCAGCACATTGAGGATCGGTACatgaaaaagaagcattttgaaAGACATTTGGGAAGTTTCTCATTTGCAAAAGACCACAATTTCAGGGTGTCTGAGATGATATTTACCTTTAATGAAGTAGGGTTGAACATCCTTACTGAATCCAGACATGTCCAACAACATGCTACACATACCAGAGATAGAGCAGATGAAACCTCAGGGTCTCAGGTAACTTTGCATACCAGAAAAAATTATCATCAGAAAGTTCACACAGGAGAAAGACTGTatgagtgcagtgaatgtggTAAATCATTTTCCAGTAGCAATGGATTTCGGtatcatcagagagttcacacaGGAGAAAGACCATATCAGTGCAATGAATGTGGTAAATCTTTTTCCAGTAACACTGGATTTCGTtatcatcagagagttcacactggagaaaggccttataagtgcagtgaatgtgggaaatctttttcCAGTTGCAGTAACCTTCGAAATCATCAGAGTACTCACAGAGAAGAAAGGCCCTATGAATGCAGTGAATGTAGGAAAACCTTTACcacaaaaacttatttaaatcgTCATCAGAGAATTCACAGTAGAGAAAGGCCAAAtaagtgcagtgaatgtgggaaatcttttatCAGGAACTATGACCTTTGTAGTCATCAAAGAGTTCACACAGAAGAAAGGCCATATggatgcagtgaatgtggaaaacATTTTAAGGGGAGACATGGCCTTCATGTTCATCAGAGTTTACACTGGAGAAAGGTCTTATGA